From the genome of Colletotrichum destructivum chromosome 10, complete sequence, one region includes:
- a CDS encoding Putative cytochrome P450 encodes MPPHDTLSWPPRATVTVPILAVVLGVAYVAWSIIYNLYFTPLSKIPGPKLWAVSKIPNSLMRASGHSVQKVLDLHKKYGSVVRLAPDEVSFVDPGAWNDTMGHRKSGQEENGKHPVFYGLSGDAVIGADREKHGRLRRLLSHGFSAQSMIDQQPLIRQYVDKLIQRLHEKCGAGATPVDMEAWYNYTTFDIIGDLTFGEPFGCLNNSGYHPWVALIASTMKHSANLYALRRVFPRLESLVSRMLTMTMSGSLAQHMEVTRTKMQKRLDLGMYRPDFTEAMIRRQGAEKLTFNELQDNASLLMIAGSETTATVLTGVTYYLLKHPDILAKLTEEVRTSYTSEDEIDLVSVQKLTYMLAVLNETLRIYPPIPTAQPRVVPSAGSVVCEKFLPAGTTVGLWFWPIHHYPGNFSMPDDFIPERWMGDERFVDDRTDAFQPFSFGSRNCIGRNLAYAEMRMILARIVWNFDLRPTDESLTWMERNEAFNLWEKPALNVHLAPRKREE; translated from the exons ATGCCTCCTCACGACACGCTTTCCTGGCCACCACGCGCAACGGTAACAGTGCCTATACTTGCCGTTGTTCTT GGTGTCGCTTATGTTGCGTGGTCGATTATCTACAACCTCTATTTCACCCCACTGTCCAAGATCCCCGGTCCGAAACTATGGGCCGTTTCGAAGATTCCCAACTCGCTCATGCGGGCCTCGGGCCACTCCGTCCAGAAGGTCCTTGACCTCCACAAGAAATACGGCAGTGTAGTCCGTCTCGCGCCGGACGAAGTCTCGTTCGTGGACCCCGGGGCCTGGAACGACACAATGGGACATCGAAAGAGCGGGCAGGAGGAAAACGGCAAACACCCCGTCTTTTACGGGCTCAGCGGggacgccgtcatcggcgccgatCGCGAGAAGCacggccgccttcgccgcctgcTGTCCCACGGCTTCTCCGCCCAGAGCATGATCGACCAGCAGCCGCTCATCCGCCAATACGTCGACAAACTGATCCAGCGACTCCACGAGAAGTGCGGCGCGGGAGCTACGCCCGTGGACATGGAAGCGTGGTACAACTACACGACCTTTGACATCATCGGCGACCTGACTTTTGGCGAGCCGTTCGGATGTCTCAACAACTCGGGCTATCACCCATGGGTGGCTCTCATCGCCAGTACCATGAAGCACTCTGCGAACCTCTATGCTTTGCGTCGCGTCTTTCCCCGGCTCGAGAGTCTGGTCAGTCGCATGTTGACCATGACGATGAGCGGCTCACTTGCGCAACATATGGAAGTTACCCGGACGAAGATGCAAAAGCGGTTGGACCTTGGAATGTACAGGCCTGACTTTACCGAAGCCATGATTCGGAGGCAGGGTGCAGAG AAACTTACTTTCAACGAACTACAAGACAATGCCAGTCTCCTGATGATTGCCGGTTCCGAAACCACGGCTACCGTCCTGACCGGCGTGACGTACTACCTCTTGAAGCATCCCGATATCCTCGCGAAGCTGACCGAGGAGGTTCGCACGTCGTACACGTCGGAGGACGAGATCGATCTCGTGAGCGTGCAGAAATTGACGTACATGCTCGCGGTGCTCAACGAAACGCTGCGCATCTACCCGCCGATCCCAACCGCGCAACCTCGCGTGGTCCCGTCGGCAGGTAGTGTAGTCTGCGAGAAGTTCTTGCCTGCCGGA ACGACGGTGGGTCTCTGGTTTTGGCCCATACACCATTACCCCGGCAACTTCAGCATGCCCGACGACTTCATCCCCGAACGCTGGATGGGCGACGAGCGGTTCGTTGACGATAGGACGGACGCGTTCCAGCCCTTCTCCTTTGGTTCGCGGAACTGCATTGGCAGAAA CCTCGCATACGCCGAAATGCGCATGATTCTGGCTAGGATTGTGTGGAATTTTGATCTCCGACCCACTGACGAGAGCCTGACCTGGATGGAGAGGAACGAGGCATTCAACCTGTGGGAGAAGCCGGCGTTGAACGTGCACCTGGCACCaagaaagagggaggaaTAG
- a CDS encoding Putative amino acid transporter, transmembrane domain-containing protein, with the protein MDKDLRQTEPATSDKGTSELAFARPDVETGGTTGLSAWFGGRKTKVGPRIAPRHEGLGETSDSEENPDAILGKQLAEEDGHAIKYRTCSWQKTAGLLFSEYICLAIMSFPWSYSILGLVPGLILTAVIALIVLYTSLVLWQFCLRHPEVRDVCDIGQMLFWGKKWAWYATAVMFILNNTFIQALHVLVGAKYLNTMTESDPVVCRTVVFSIVVTIICWVCSLPRTFDSLSKAGTASAVFTFISVLLATIFAGIQSHPAGYDPRSTYVGDNGVTKTGGNPIVTALPLASTTFVSGMNAFLNISYTFIGQITLPSFIAEMKDPRDFPKALWAVTIGEIIVFSIVGAVVYAFVGNQYMTAPAFGSLEDVYKKVSFSFMIPTLVFLGVLYASVSARFLFFRLFKGTKHLHEHTIVGWGSWATILLALWLLAFLIAELIPFFSSLLSLMSSLFDSFFGFVFWGVAYFRMRSADGRAGIPKGNKLVDWASMALNVIIILTGLLFLTAGTYASVEGIIEEFRAGTVGKPFGCASNGL; encoded by the exons ATGGACAAGGACCTGCGCCAAACCGAGCCCGCCACGAGCGATAAGGGCACCTCCGAGctcgccttcgcccgccCCGATGTCGAGACGGGCGGCACGACCGGCCTCAGCGCCTGGTTCGGCGGCCGCAAGACAAAGGTCGGCCCTCGCATAGCGCCGCGCCACGAGGGCCTGGGAGAGACTTCCGACAGCGAGGAGAACCCGGACGCCATCCTCGGgaagcagctggccgaggaagatggcCATGCCATCAAGTACCGGACGTGCAGCTGGCAAAAG ACCGCCGGTTTGCTCTTTTCCGAGTACATCTGCCTT GCCATCATGAGCTTCCCGTGGTCGTACAGTattctcggcctcgttccCGGACTCATCCtcaccgccgtcatcgccctcATTGTTCTCTACAC ATCTTTGGTCCTCTGGCAATTCTGTTTGAGGCATCCTGAAGTCCGCGACGTTTGCGACATTGGTCAGATGCTCTTCTGGGGCAAGAAATGGGCGTGGTATGCCACCGCCGTGATGTTTATCCTGAACAACACC TTCATTCAG GCTCTtcacgtcctcgtcggcgccaagTATCTTAACACGATGACCGAGTCCGACCCCGTCGTCTGCCGAACCGTCGTTttctccatcgtcgtcaccatcatctGCTGGGTCTGCTCGCTGCCCCGCACCTTCGACTCGTTGTCCAAGGCCGGCACCGCCTCAgccgtcttcaccttcaTCTCGGTGCTTCTGGCAACCATCTTCGCCGGCATCCAGTCCCATCCCGCCGGATACGACCCCCGATCCACCTACGTGGGTGACAATGGCGTCACCAAGACGGGCGGCAACCCCATCGTCACGGCCCTCCCGCTGGCCTCCACCACGTTCGTCTCCGGAATGAATGCGTTTTTGAACATTAGCTACACCTTCATCGGCCAGATCACGCTGCCTAGTTTCATCGCCGAGATGAAAGATCCTCG CGATTTTCCCAAGGCTCTCTGGGCCGTCACCATTGGCGAGATCATCGTTTTCAGCATTGTTGGAGCTGTCGTCTACGCCTTCGTCGGCAACCAGTACATGACCGCCCCGGCTTTTGGTTCCCTCGAAGATGTCTACAAGAAggtctccttctccttcatgaTCCCGACTCTGGTTTTCCTCGGTGTGTTATACGCCAGTGTCTCGGCtcgcttcctcttcttccgccttTTCAAGGGAACGAAGCACTTGCACGAGCACACCATTGTTGGCTGGGGCTCGTGGGCCACTATTCTTT TGGCGCTTTGGCTGTTGGCTTTCCTTATTGCCGAGCTGattcccttcttctcgtctc ttctctctctcatgtCCTCCCTGTTCGACTCcttcttcggcttcgtcttttGGGGCGTGGCCTATTTCCGCATGCGgagcgccgacggccgcgcCGGGATTCCGAAGGGGAACAAACTTGTTGACTGGGCATCGATGGCTCTTAACGTCATTATCATTCTCACCGGTCTCCTTTTCCTTACGGCAGGAACATATGCAAGTGTCGAGGGCATTATCGAAGAGTTCCGGGCGGGCACCGTCGGGAAGCCTTTTGGTTGCGCGTCCAACGGCCTATGA
- a CDS encoding Putative fatty acid hydroxylase produces the protein MAAFWNSTVLFPNHTSTQTYLSVLDDVNKYNVQLNIVERLWAAWYLWMQNDILATGIMTFVMHEVVYFGRSLPWIIIDTIPYFRRWKLQQQKIPTWKEQFECAALVLFSHFTVELPQIWLFHPIATWCGLDYAVPFPPWWKMAYQIAVFFVLEDTWHYWVHRGAHWPPLYKAVHKMHHYYSAPFGMTAEYASPIEVMFLGLGTVGSPVLWVLITKDLHLFTMYMWIVLRLFQAIDSHSGYDFPWSLRHFLPFWAGASHHDVHHEKFIGNYASSFTWWDWLMDTEAGAEAHQRRRERRLAKAKKAQ, from the exons ATGGCGGCGTTCTG GAACTCGACCGTCTTGTTCCCCAACCACACCTCGACCCAGACCTACCTCAGcgtgctcgacgacgtcaacAAGTACAATGTCCAGCTCAACATCGTCGAACGTCTCTGGGCCGCCTGGTACCTGTGGATGCAGAACGACATCCTCGCCACCGGCATCATGACCTTTGTCATGCACGAGGTCGTCTACTTTGGCCGCAGTTTGCCGTGGATCATCATCGACACGATCCCTTACTTCCGCAGGTGGAAGCTTCAACAG CAAAAGATCCCGACCTGGAAAGAACAGTTCGAatgcgccgccctcgtcctcttcagCCACTTCACCGTCGAGCTCCCGCAGATCTGGCTCTTTCACCCCATCGCCACCTGGTGCGGCCTCGACTACGCCGTgcccttccctccctggtgGAAGATGGCCTACCAgatcgccgtcttcttcgtcctcgaaGACACATGGCACTACTGGGTGCACCGCGGCGCCCACTGGCCGCCGCTGTACAAGGCCGTCCACAAGATGCACCACTACTATTCGGCGCCCTTTGGCATGACGGCCGAGTACGCCTCCCCGATCGAGGTCAtgttcctcggcctcggcaccgtCGGCTCGCCCGTCCTCTGGGTGCTCATCACCAAGGACCTGCACCTGTTTACCATGTACATGTGGATCGTCCTACGCCTGTTCCAGGCCATCGATAGCCACTCGGGCTACGACTTCCCCTGGTCATTGAGGCACTTCCTCCCCTTCTGGGCCGGCGCCAGTCACCACGACGTCCACCATGAGAAGTTCATCGGCAACTATGCTTCGAGCTTCACCTGGTGGGACTGGCTCATGGAtaccgaggccggcgccgaagcccACCAGCGCCGGCGCGAGAGGAGGCTGGCCAAAGCCAAGAAGGCTCAGTGA